The following proteins are co-located in the Escherichia fergusonii ATCC 35469 genome:
- a CDS encoding helix-turn-helix domain-containing protein, which produces MEMSLSLYIAAILKIMKNNTYPGVIICSINETILTFNDGNKITIAPGNLIFVDPRQLTITHYGELENVALITQKTISLLVSALNSDSLIHSYKAHNSPFIIRKCPDIAIFKYAANLSHKSDLSCAEKLRKRSLMLALMSLFLDDQNFIPLLMRILHPDITTRVCAVINSNIANDWSLTLIASELLMSPSLLKKKLQAEQTTYSQLLTECRMQQALKLLRCDDYAVKKTAILCGYKSVSYFIAVFRKHFGITPTEYQDKRQHHHDLNATKRVMTLPGNRAINDTLRSRWC; this is translated from the coding sequence ATGGAAATGTCACTATCTTTATACATTGCTGCTATTTTAAAGATTATGAAAAACAATACATACCCCGGCGTAATTATCTGTAGCATCAACGAAACAATACTTACCTTTAATGATGGTAACAAAATCACCATCGCTCCCGGAAATCTAATATTTGTTGATCCAAGGCAACTAACCATCACTCACTATGGCGAACTTGAAAATGTTGCACTAATTACCCAAAAAACAATTTCGTTATTGGTTTCCGCATTAAATTCAGATTCCTTAATACATAGCTATAAAGCTCATAATTCACCTTTTATTATTCGAAAATGTCCTGATATCGCTATATTTAAATATGCGGCAAATCTGTCACACAAAAGTGACCTCTCCTGCGCTGAAAAACTGCGTAAGCGTTCGTTAATGCTGGCCCTGATGTCGCTGTTTCTCGATGATCAGAACTTTATTCCGTTATTAATGCGCATATTGCATCCAGATATTACAACTCGCGTTTGTGCTGTCATCAACAGCAATATTGCCAATGACTGGTCACTAACATTAATAGCAAGTGAATTATTAATGAGCCCAAGCTTATTAAAGAAAAAATTGCAGGCCGAGCAGACGACTTACTCGCAGTTACTCACTGAATGCAGAATGCAGCAGGCGTTAAAGCTATTACGATGCGACGATTACGCTGTCAAAAAGACAGCAATATTATGCGGTTATAAAAGTGTATCTTACTTTATTGCCGTATTTCGTAAGCACTTTGGGATAACGCCAACCGAATATCAGGATAAACGGCAACACCACCATGACCTGAACGCAACAAAAAGAGTGATGACCTTGCCTGGGAACAGGGCAATAAATGATACCCTGCGCTCCAGATGGTGTTAG
- a CDS encoding AppA family phytase/histidine-type acid phosphatase produces the protein MSASLIRIICVMTLLAAFPTRAEQNDGLQLQSVVIVSRHGVRAPTKLTPLMQNVTPDTWPQWSVPLGWLTPRGGELISLLGDYQRQRLISEGLINAAQCPSAKQVAVIADTDERTRKTGEAFISALAPHCALPVHVQQNLRQTDPLFNPLKTGHCQLDKPTVRAAILKQAGGSIEALNKQYQPAFTTLADVLNLRESPLCQQEKRCTLPEALPSELEVSKRNVSFSGAWGLASTVSEIFLLQQAQGMADPGWGRIKNSEQWQQLLSLHNAQFDLLQRTPEVASSRATPLLDLIIATLTPGHAGKQMAGISLPTSLLFIAGHDTNLANLGGALGMSWTLPGQPDNTPPGGELVFERWHRATDNTDWIQVSLVYQTLQQMRNVTRLSMTTPPGKVPLTVNGCQETNSQGMCSLKSFTAVINTIRNPACAL, from the coding sequence ATGTCTGCATCACTTATCCGCATTATCTGTGTGATGACGTTATTAGCAGCATTTCCCACTCGTGCAGAGCAAAACGATGGCCTGCAACTACAGAGTGTGGTTATCGTCAGCCGTCACGGAGTGAGGGCCCCCACTAAACTCACCCCACTAATGCAAAATGTTACCCCTGATACCTGGCCGCAATGGTCTGTTCCGCTGGGTTGGTTAACCCCGCGTGGTGGCGAACTCATTTCGTTGCTGGGAGATTATCAACGCCAACGGTTAATTTCCGAAGGCCTGATAAACGCAGCACAGTGCCCGTCTGCAAAGCAGGTTGCCGTGATTGCCGACACTGACGAGCGTACACGTAAAACAGGCGAAGCCTTTATCTCTGCGCTGGCACCACATTGCGCGCTCCCCGTTCATGTTCAGCAAAATCTCCGGCAGACTGATCCTCTTTTTAACCCACTGAAAACCGGACATTGCCAACTGGATAAACCCACGGTGCGCGCAGCCATACTTAAGCAAGCGGGAGGTAGTATTGAAGCATTAAATAAACAGTATCAGCCTGCTTTTACAACGCTTGCTGATGTACTTAATTTACGGGAATCTCCCCTTTGCCAACAAGAGAAACGCTGCACATTACCAGAAGCGCTGCCCTCTGAACTGGAAGTCAGCAAACGGAATGTCTCATTTAGCGGCGCGTGGGGATTGGCCTCAACCGTTAGCGAGATCTTTCTTTTACAGCAAGCTCAGGGAATGGCAGATCCAGGATGGGGGCGGATTAAGAATTCAGAGCAGTGGCAACAGTTGCTGAGTTTGCATAATGCCCAGTTTGATCTGTTGCAACGTACCCCGGAAGTCGCCAGCAGTCGTGCCACTCCGCTGTTGGATCTGATTATCGCCACACTGACACCGGGTCATGCGGGTAAGCAGATGGCAGGGATTTCACTTCCCACATCACTGCTGTTTATTGCCGGTCATGATACGAATCTTGCCAATCTCGGTGGAGCGCTTGGGATGAGCTGGACATTACCCGGCCAACCCGATAATACTCCGCCTGGTGGTGAACTGGTTTTTGAACGCTGGCACCGGGCAACCGATAACACCGACTGGATTCAGGTTTCGTTGGTGTATCAAACGTTACAACAGATGCGTAATGTGACGCGGTTATCCATGACCACGCCTCCCGGAAAAGTGCCATTAACGGTGAATGGCTGCCAGGAAACCAACAGCCAGGGGATGTGTTCCCTGAAAAGTTTTACGGCGGTGATTAACACCATCAGAAATCCGGCGTGTGCGCTGTGA